The following proteins come from a genomic window of Streptomyces sp. Sge12:
- a CDS encoding transposase: MEPLLPQVDGRGRPWRDHRQVVNGVLWRLRTGAPWRDLPERYGPWQTVYERFARWKADGTWARLLEHVQVRDDTEGRVEWTVAVDSAINVFTSTPPAHVKGGCGRGRTGRSGRLADGPGPRPVPRRADHQGPPRRRRPGLPLSIVLTPGNVDDATAFGQVLDGVRVPRADTGRPRTKQPRVLGDKAYSSRAIRYLLRRRGIAVDPRAPRPNSQPPPPRAPRRPAARLRQGALPRLPRPQHGRTMLRTPQAVPRDRDEIRQACRPLPCRRRPGLADPLAPRTSP; this comes from the coding sequence ATGGAGCCCTTGCTGCCGCAGGTGGATGGGCGTGGTCGGCCGTGGCGTGATCACCGGCAGGTGGTCAATGGTGTGCTGTGGCGGTTGCGGACCGGGGCTCCGTGGCGTGACCTGCCCGAGCGGTATGGGCCGTGGCAGACCGTCTATGAGCGGTTTGCCCGCTGGAAGGCGGACGGCACGTGGGCAAGGCTGTTGGAGCATGTGCAGGTCCGCGACGACACGGAGGGCCGGGTGGAGTGGACCGTCGCCGTCGACTCCGCGATCAACGTGTTCACCAGCACGCCGCCGGCGCACGTAAAAGGGGGCTGCGGACGAGGACGAACTGGAAGATCCGGTCGGCTCGCAGACGGGCCAGGCCCTCGGCCGGTCCCGAGGCGGGCTGACCACCAAGGTCCACCTCGCCGTCGACGGCCGGGACTGCCGCTGTCCATCGTGCTCACGCCCGGCAACGTCGACGACGCCACCGCATTCGGTCAGGTCCTCGACGGGGTCCGCGTTCCGCGAGCCGACACCGGCCGCCCACGCACGAAACAGCCCCGAGTCCTGGGCGACAAGGCCTACTCCAGCCGAGCGATCCGGTATCTGCTGCGGCGTCGGGGCATCGCCGTCGATCCCCGAGCGCCGCGACCGAACAGCCAACCGCCGCCGCCGAGGGCGCCTCGGCGGCCGGCGGCCCGCCTTCGACAAGGAGCTCTACCGCGTCTACCGCGACCGCAACATGGTCGAACGATGCTTCGCACGCCTCAAGCAGTTCCGCGCGATCGCGACGAGATTCGACAAGCTTGCCGACCGCTACCGTGCCGGCGTCGTCCTGGCCTCGCTGATCCTCTGGCTCCGCGAACCAGCCCGTGA